Below is a genomic region from Gigantopelta aegis isolate Gae_Host chromosome 1, Gae_host_genome, whole genome shotgun sequence.
AGGTTTATATTAAAGTGTTTCTTGACACTATATACCAAagacggtaacggaattacaaacctatggtaacggaattacatatgtttacagctatataattttactaataatgtatgaatttgaaagtaaatgtGTCTGATTATGTGCATTAACATATACTCAGAGAATATGAGTTGATTCcttgattaaatatatatgaataatacaatctaactttttgtttgttttcggtaacggaattacaaactgattctatgttttctaatttcccctaaatgtaaaaaaaaaatgtttttcattaaagTGGATTATGAAGTGTAGTACTTTgttagtggtaaaacaaaaacactaataaaaagaatattaccttcaattacatggctgctgtacataaattcatagtgtgtattacggaagtgtcatatttttagtgtgacGGTATCCTCATAAAATAGTTAAAGTCTAACacatccatttattttacaatattttacttaCCAGATTTGGATTCTCCagacaattttacattaaaaacaatcttaatatatcaggaataacatgatttgattttttcactCCATGTCCACTTTAGCGTGGAATTGCCCTAATGAACATTACAAATTTCTAGAAAATACAGTCTTAAAATTTGGCCCTTACATGTTGCAGCTTGGTCAAgaatgtgtgtgggtgggggtggagagtAGGGTTAATTAAACTGCCCCTGATTTAAgcgaattaaaaacaaaatactgttCTTGCTTAGCACAGTCTAGGCTCTAGGCCCCCACCCCTGTACAATGTCCTGCATATGTACCTGcaggtcattttttttttttttttttttttttcaccaacAGCAGATTAACAGTCAGTTAAACTAAACAACCTTTATGTCGTTGGCCCCTGACTGATTGGGCaagacatgtttttttaaaattaattttaatgaggaATTCCTGGTCCAGCAAAGGACACCTGGTCATGTGCGTGGCTTAACTGTTGAAAATGAGGTCAAGTGCACATGACAAGTACGCTAACTGATGCAGGGcctcgttccatgaagcgatcttagcgttaagatcaccgtaagtacATAAcacaaatgttacatttaaaacctCAAGGTAACGCATTGGAAACAGTGAAATATAGCAAAATAAGGCACTGGCggctattttgtttaacatcagaTTTTTTTTGCTTTCCTGCGCTCCATTTATGtccaacttttaatatgttgttcAGTATGTCTGAAAGTAcaagaaataacaataaaatgttttgttgcaattttttttatgtgggGGTATTTTGGCGCTATATTGACCTGCCTATATACCATTACGTATGACAAATCATTTATAGTTATAGGAATagtttgaaattttttattttatagaaatAAGATGCCGAAATCGAGTCGACATGCAAGAGAGAAAGGCAATCTTGACTTCCCTAAAGCGGGCAGTCTACCCCGTATCTTGCCACCAGGTCCTCGGTCTCCCATGCTGCCAGGTCCTCGGTCTCCCATGCTGCCAGGTCCTCGAACTCCCATGCCGCCAGGGCTCGGACTCTCATGCTGCCAGGTCCTCGGAATCCCATGCCGCCAGGTCCTCGGAATCCCATGTCGCCAGATCCCTGGAATCCCATGCCGCCAGGTCCTCGGAATCCCATGCTGCCAAGTCCTCGGACTCCCATGCTCTGGACTAGTAGGGGCATAAGCCAAGCAGGAAGCTCACTGCCCCCCACGTACATGTGAAAAGCTGCCCAAATTGGATCTCCTCGGGAAAATGTTTGGATCTGAAAGGTATATTACATTTAAcagattaaacattttatacacaCACGTTTATGAATATATTGTAGTGGTgatctcacacacacaaacacacacacacaggccccccccccccccccaacaaaaaaccctaatATTATTTGGCAGGCCCAtagccagtgtgtgtgtgtgtgggggggggggggtaccccCACACAGAAAcccctaatacaaatactatagttacatatataaagagtACTCTTTGTTATATAACTATAACATATCTGACATTActgtttggggatacctgtgggGGTGTGTAAAACAAATAGTAGTGCGGCTGGTAGTGTAGGGGCATATGTAATTCCGTGGGACTTGAACGTTAATTTTTGGAACCATCCATGATTGTAATTGTTATAGTATTTAGCatgggtgggaattctcctcggatcagctgttttcctctcgtggaacattgcatttcctcgcattttaatcgtccttccTGCAAAATGTGTccgatggcacagattttaaatgaggatttcaagaatttcagGAAGCAGGAAGGtgtgtgcccccacccccccccccccacccccaccctctcGTTTGAATTACACGGAACATTTGACCAAATATGACATAACATCTAGTAGTTATATTTCACCCCCTTTCAATTTTCTATATCTGCCCTAAacgacaacaaaacaaatatttattcatgttttagtttagtttacatggttttctttcttttaccaAGCTACATGTCACTATTTTACAAATAGTATACGGTGACACCTTATTTCACTTGGCACATTGAACAGATCTTTTAGTGGTGACGTTTGGTGACATCAAAATGACCTTCATtttatcagaaaaaaatggaacCATGTTTGTTCTGAATCTGCTTATATATATCATTGGTTCTAAAAATCAACATGAAATTCCCACAGGACCTATTTTAGCTACATATGCCCCTTACACTATGGACGTTGCCAGACTCTCTTTTCAAATTGacctgtgaaggacattttcacagatctGTACAAGAAATATAACCCCTATTGAGTATGGAATTATTTTCAAAGTTATGGGGATTTTAACTTGTGTATTTAACAcccattactatatggatatgTGCTTTTGGGCCCATagatcaaatattgttaaaatagcaactgaTTCAAACTTGTAAGTAAAAACATGCAATGCCAGACAGGAGGGCAGTAAGGGTTGCATtgtttttacttacaattttgaatctgttgctattttaacaatagttGACCTAAAATGTTCACTAAAATATCAAAGTTTTGTAAATACAGTACCATATTCAATAgggttattgtttttataaacacctccacacacacacacacacacacacactgaaatacatataaataataataatatatgtaatatgctttttaaattttaatgctTTATATTGAGGAGCAAcctatgtggtgacagtaggttttttttctttctccatatgaaccaaatattaaaacccccatatatatatatatatatatatatatatatatatatatatatatatatatatatatatatatgaatgacaCTAAAATATAGTCAGTTTGCGTGAAAAGGAAACCAATGTATTTGcatataaatcaaataattatgttaaaattcatataaaatatattaacttttaaactcATACCCGTTATGGTTGGGACATATTTCGTTATGATTGCGACATGTAGATTTCGGTATGCTCTACGAGTAATATCTCGAAAAAGCTGGGTCTCTGAAATAAAGCTGAGAAATTAAAATGAAGACATATAGCCACATAATATTGCATGCAGGAGGCATAATGCAGATTGGAAACTGTACCGTTATGGTTGGGACACATTTAGCAGGTGCAATTTAGGATACAAGTGCAAGTGTTGTGTACAGAAGATGGTTAGTAATGTTGGGGAGTTGTAGTCTATGATCAGTATTATCCaataaaacctttttctttattatatctTCTCAAATCTGAAGTACCGATCCATAAATGTTAGAAATAAGCAATTTAGTGAATTTTGGCttcatttcataattttaactGAATGTACTGTCAAAATATCCCTTTATAGCTGTTGTCATGGTAACGAAACATTTGTTCAAGTTAGGTATGTGATTTATATCATGAATATTTGTATTCTATTGCTTTATAAaggaaaacactaatattagtaataatctTTTATGAATTATAAGTGTGTCACGCAAAATAGTGATATTTGGTGCAGTTTATGAAGATGTTCATGTTGATAATTCTGCTAGTTGTTCACCGATTCTTCTGAAATTTGAAACATGTTTAGTCTGTAGGTTTGGGATGTAGA
It encodes:
- the LOC121375697 gene encoding uncharacterized protein LOC121375697 isoform X2, producing the protein MAAWEVEDLAAWAVEDLAAWKTEDLAAKFGIQTFSRGDPIWAAFHMYVGGSELPAWLMPLLVQSMGVRGLGSMGFRGPGGMGFQGSGDMGFRGPGGMGFRGPGSMRVRALAAWEFEDLAAWETEDLAAWETEDLVARYGVDCPL
- the LOC121375697 gene encoding uncharacterized protein LOC121375697 isoform X1 — encoded protein: MQNQQANSIATVYTKEVTGYCYRMVISGTVPRIKIQTFSRGDPIWAAFHMYVGGSELPAWLMPLLVQSMGVRGLGSMGFRGPGGMGFQGSGDMGFRGPGGMGFRGPGSMRVRALAAWEFEDLAAWETEDLAAWETEDLVARYGVDCPL